One Desertifilum tharense IPPAS B-1220 genomic window carries:
- the rfbD gene encoding dTDP-4-dehydrorhamnose reductase has translation MVKILLLGAQGQLGEALSPVLSSLGEVVGERVELTQPEAIQSAIARVQPDLIINSAAYTAVDRAESDRATAQAANGDAPRILAQSGIPLVQISTDYVFDGTKNCPYLETDATAPLGVYGQTKLAGEQAIQQYSDRYTIIRTAWVYGAGKTPNFVKTMLRLGKEREEIRVVSDQVGCPTWTVDLASAIATLISQEARGIFHYTNSGVASWYDFAIAIFEEAQALGVPLAVKRIIPITTPEYPTPAKRPAYSVLSTAKITPLLTSPPPHWRKSLRKMLSQFLG, from the coding sequence ATGGTTAAAATTTTGTTGCTCGGCGCGCAGGGACAACTCGGTGAAGCGCTTTCTCCGGTTTTATCGTCCCTGGGTGAGGTGGTGGGAGAACGGGTGGAGTTAACTCAGCCGGAAGCGATCCAGTCAGCTATTGCTCGCGTTCAACCCGATCTGATTATAAACTCGGCGGCGTATACGGCGGTGGACCGCGCTGAGAGCGATCGCGCAACGGCTCAGGCGGCGAACGGCGATGCCCCTAGAATCTTAGCGCAATCGGGGATACCGTTGGTTCAGATTTCAACCGATTATGTCTTTGATGGGACGAAAAATTGCCCCTATCTGGAAACAGACGCAACCGCACCCCTAGGGGTTTACGGACAAACGAAATTAGCCGGAGAACAGGCGATTCAACAATACAGCGATCGCTATACGATTATCCGCACGGCTTGGGTATATGGCGCAGGGAAAACGCCTAATTTTGTGAAAACGATGCTGCGCTTGGGGAAAGAACGCGAAGAAATTCGAGTGGTTAGCGATCAAGTCGGATGTCCCACTTGGACGGTAGACTTAGCTAGCGCGATCGCAACTTTAATTTCCCAAGAGGCTAGGGGAATTTTTCATTACACCAATAGCGGGGTGGCGAGTTGGTATGATTTTGCGATCGCTATTTTTGAAGAAGCACAAGCGTTAGGCGTTCCCCTTGCTGTCAAGCGCATCATCCCCATCACCACCCCAGAATATCCCACCCCCGCCAAACGTCCCGCCTATTCGGTTCTCTCCACTGCTAAAATTACCCCTCTCCTGACTTCTCCTCCCCCCCACTGGCGGAAAAGTCTCCGCAAGATGTTATCTCAGTTTTTGGGATAG